In the genome of Metabacillus litoralis, the window TAGTGTATCATCACCGCCACGGCCAACGTTTTCACCTGGGTAAATTTTTGTACCGCGTTGACGGTAAAGAATTGAACCACCAGAAACGAATTGACCATCTGCACGCTTAGCACCAAGACGTTTTGAGATAGAGTCACGACCGTTTTTAGTCGAACCTACCCCTTTCTTAGATGCGAAGAACTGAAGATCTAATCTTAACATGAAGTTTCACCTCCTGCTTAATGATGAGTTACCGAAATATATTGTCCATACTCTCTTTCAATTGTTTGTAATGAAACAACCATACCTTCTAATAACAATTGAACTTTATCACTTGTTGATGCATCGAGATTTTCAGGGATTTCTACTTTGAGATATCCACCTTCTCCTCCTTGATCAATTTGTGGTTCAATATTTGTTAAAGAGAGAACTGCATTAACAGCTCCGAAGGTAACAGCAGATGCTCCAGCGCAAACAATGTCCTTGCCGTATTCATCGAATTCAGCATGTCCAGATAAGATGAACGCTGTAATTAGTCCCTCATTTGAACGATAAATTTTGGCATTTATCATTTCAAATCGCCTTACGCGTTGATTTTTTCAATAACAACTTTTGTGTAAGGCTGACGGTGACCTTGCTTTTTACGGTAGTTTTTCTTAGCTTTGTATTTGAAAACAGTGATTTTCTTTTGACGACCTTGTTTTTCAACTTTAGCCGTTACAGAAGCACCACTTACAGTTGGGCTACCAACTTGAACGTTGTCTCCACCTACAAATAAAACTTTGTCAAACGTAACAGTCTCACCTTGGTCAGCAGCTAGTTTTTCAACGTAGATAGCTTGACCTTCTTCAACCTTGATTTGTTTACCACCAGTTTCGATAATTGCGTACATTCTCTGCACCTCCTATAGACTAAGACTCGCCAAAATCAGGTGAATGCATAGCATTACTTACAACCTTATTTTGAGCGGTTGTAGCACGGTGCGCTACAAGTCATAACATTAAACATATTATCAAAAACCTAAAGATTATGCAATAGATTTTTCTTTAAACTTTATTTTCCTTTGAATATGAACGAACCCTTTCCATTATTGAATGATAATCTCCAAACTGTTTTATCCGGTAGCTTGGGTTCGAGGTATGATACTCAGAACATATAATGTTAAATTTTAATATTCCCTCAAGTTTAATAAGATGTTCATTATTCTCACCGGCTAACAAGTGTATAACATCATTAGTTGCTTCAATCCACACAGCTTCCTCATCCATAAATTGATATTCCCATAGTTCCCTTTCAAGCTTAAAAGCTATAGCTTCTGCTGATGGTACTCGCCCTGTACCTTTGCAAAGCCTACATGGTTCGGTTATCGAAATATCGACAGGTTGTCGAACCTTTTTCCTTGTGATTTGTAAAATATTTAACTCGGTAAATCCTAAAACCTTATGCTGCACACGGTCTTGTTTCATTTGTTTCTTTAATGTTTCTTCAATATACTGTCGATCTTCCTTTTGCTTCATATCAATAAAGTCAATTAAAATAATCCCACTAAGATTACGAAGTCGAATTTGTTTTGCCGCCTCAATTGCAGCCAATTCGTTTGTTTTCAAAACGGTGTCACGCATCGATAATTTCCCGGAAAATTTTCCGGTATTTACGTCAATTATCGTCATGGCCTCTGTTTGTTCAATAATGATGTATGCACCGTTCTTTAACCAAACAATTTGTTTCAATAATTTCTCTATTTCCTGCTCAATTTTATAAAATGAGAATATTCCTTCCTTTTTATCATGATAAAGGATTGATGACTCGGGATATTCTGTTTTAAGGCTTTGCACACGTTCAAGTTGATCACTGATTAACGTGTCTTCCTTATTAATAGACATTTCATTCAAAAGACGATCAACAAAACTCCTTGCTTCATATACACATTGTGGCTTCGAAATAGCTGTCTTTTTCACTTGTTCAAACTTTTTCTTCAGACTATTATACTCTTCCTCTAGATCTTTCTTGGATTTCCCTTTACTTGCCGTACGCAAAAGAATCCCCTCTTGATTCTTACAAAATTCCTCTGTAAGAGCCAAAAGGCGATTTCTCTCTGCTTCATCTGCGATTTTTTTAGACACAGCTTTATAATTGCCATAGGGCATATACACTAAATGACTGCCACCAAATTCAATATTTGTTGTTAGTTTAGGTCCTTTTTGATCTGTTCCGCTTTTAACGACTTGTACAAGCAGTAGCTCACCTTCTCTAACATAATGTGAGATGGATGAGTTTGTAGAAGCTTCCGCAAGTTGAAAGCTCACCAAATCATTACGATGCAAATAGCCATTATGAGGTAATCCGATATCAACAAACGCAGCCTGCATACCTGGCAAAACCTTTTTAACTCGACCTGCAAAAATATTCCCTATAATTTCATCTTCTGAGGAATATGATTGATGAATTTCAACAAGTTGCTCTTCCTCAAGAACAGCACATCTTGTTTCTTTTGTTTTTTCATTTATGATTATCCTTCTCACAGTTATGAACTCTCTTTCTCTAACTAAATTCGAATGTTGATTTTACTATACCATAACATGGACAAGAGAATTAATAGGCATACACAAGATCACCAATTTTTGAATCTGTTAATTTATCAGCAAAATAAGCATGCAGTAACTCATTTTCGTCCATTTGAGAAATCTTCACGCCATCTCTTTCAACGATTATTAAGTGCTTACAGCCTCTTTGAAATTGAAGAAGCACATCATAAATGAACTCATTTTCTTCCACAACAATTGGCTTAATATGATTGATTGATGCCTGTTTTCCATAATATCTTTCCATTAAAAATCGTAGACAGCTATACATCCTGTTTTTATGTTCATGATACAAACTATAAATAAGGAAAGTAGTAATGATCCACATATTAAGATGTGTAGGTGAAAACAAAATCGTACTACTCACGTATAATCCTAAAAAAATAAGAGAAGAAATCATCATATGAAAGTGGGCTTTTTGATATGACCAAAAATTTGAGAATAAAATAAATAACAGCTTTCCGCCATCAAGGGGCCAGATTGGTAACAAATTAAAAAGGAGAATGGTCATATTATAAAACGAAAACAGTTGATAATCATCCGGGTTTACAAACCCGAAAAAAAACAAAAGAAAAGCTGCACCTTGAAGCCAAAGATGCTGGATAGGACCTGCAAGGACCACAATAAACTCTTCTTTTAATGAGCGATTACCATGTTCATCAACCTCGGCAACCCCTCCAAATGGGAGAAGCATAATATTTTTTATCCTCCAAGAAAAAAAATGAGCACTTATTGCATGGCCCATTTCATGTACAAAAATAATAATCATTAAAAAGAAGAGAGGTTTGAAATTTGCAGTGACGATACTAATGGCAATCATGACCCATAACAAAGGATGTATATGAATTTTTTGTAGAAGTGAAAGATATTTACTCAAATTGGATCACCTGAATTGGGTCTATAAATGCATCGCCCTTTTTTATCGCAAAATAATACGTTCCTTTTTGATTTTCAGAAAGTTTTATTTTACCTAACTCCTTACCTTTTTCAACATAATCATATAGTGCAACATCAACTTTATCTAAGTTTCCATACCATGACTTTGTGCCATCAGCATGCTGAAGAACAATCGTTAGCCCCGTTTGACCCTTTTCACCAGCTTCGATGATAATCCCTTCATTCATCGCTTCAACAGACGGTCGATTCGTTTCTACCATTATCCCTTGTCCATTGTCTTTAAAAGACTCTAACACCTTACCTGAGGCCGGTACAGCAAGTTGTACCATTTGAGTATCGTTCTCTGTCTCTGTTTTATTTTCGTCCTTTGGTTGAAATAAAGCTAGTGGTTCTCCAAATTGATCTTGATACCATTTGGATACAGCTGCAAATTGAAACTCTTCTTCAAGTGAATAATTGATTACCGATTTAGCTTGATCAAACATCGGTGCTCCATTTTTAAAGACAATAGCAGTGACCAGAACCAATATGGCTGAAAACAAAATCTTAAACATGAATACTTCTGTTCGAAAGAGTGGGTGTCCTCCGTTTGACTTACCAGGTTCCCCCTCATATGTAGGAGGAGAATAAATACCGCCATATCGCTCTTCATCACTTATAAATAATGAGGTACGGCTTGGTTCATGACTATTTCCATTTGATAAACCTTTTTCACGTTTCCGCTTTGCAATTCTTTTTCTTACTTCATCCGCTCGATGACTCATCCCCATCCATCCTTTTAGCAAGTTTGTACAAGTGTATGCCTTGTCCTGCCAGGATATGAACAAAAAATGACCGGTATCTAAAATCACCATTGTAATATGGTTAGAATTAGACACCAGTCATTTAATCTATAAATCTAGTATTTAAACTCGTACACCGAAGAATTTTTTTAGTTTAACAAACATCCCTTTATTTTGATCTTCTAAAGATTGTAATGGGACAGATTCTCCAAGAATTCGACGAGCAATATTTCTGTAGGCAATTGCTGCACGGTTATCCGGATTCATCGCAATCGGCTCTCCATTGTTAGATGCCTTAATAACATCATCATCATCAGCGACAATGCCGATTAAATCAATCGATAAATGTGTCACAATTTCATCTACATCAAGCATATCTCCATTTTTCACTAAATGGTTGCGAATACGATTAACAATAAGTTTAGGTGGTTCAATCTCTTCTTGCTCTAGTAACCCAATAATTCGGTCTGCATCACGAACAGCTGAAATTTCAGGTGTTGTAACAACAATTGCTTTATCCGCACCGGCCACCGCATTTTTATATCCTTGTTCGATGCCAGCAGGACAATCTATAACAATATAATCATAATCTTGTTTTAATTCATTAATTAGCTTTTTCATTTGTTCCGGTTTAACAGCCGTTTTATCACTTGTTTGCGCAGCAGGTAATAAATATAGTAAATCTTCAAAACGCTTGTCCTTTACAAGCGCCTGATGCATTTTACAACGACCTTCAACCACATCTACTAAATCATAAATAATTCGGTTCTCAAGCCCCATTACAACATCCAGGTTTCGAAGACCGATGTCTGTATCTACTAGACAAACTCGTTTGCCTAATATAGCTAAAGCTGTCCCAATATTTGCCGATGTCGTTGTTTTACCAACGCCACCTTTACCTGAGGTAATGACAATTGCTTCACCCATTGTTAGATTCCCCCTTCAAACCTCGTTAAATTCGGTCGTAGATGAGTAAGTTGCTGTAATCTCTCAATTACCATTTCTTCGTCTTCATTAATATAAGCACATTCCATCTCATTACCCTCGTTTGGTATATGATCTGGAGCCCGATTAATAACCTCACCGATGCGCAGCTGTGTTGGCTTCATTATTGAAGCAGCAATTACAGCTTGTTGATTTCCATTTACACCAGCATGCGCAATACCTCTTAACGCTCCTAGAACAAAAATATTCCCAGCGGCACTTACTGTTCCACCTGGATTCACATCACCTATTAGCAGTAGATCTCCATTCACCTTAAGAACTTGACCGGAGCGCACAATTTTCGTAATAGAAACGATTTCAGTCTCTCTTTTTAATCTTAGTGCCTCATCCTTCGTCATAACATTACTATCAATTGACTCTACCAGAAGATTCCGCTTCTGCTTAATAACCGATTCTAGTTTTTCTCGCTGATTCTTATCTATGAAACGATTTCCAACCTTTACATTAACTCCAATAACCGGACCGCCTTGTTGAACATATTGCTTTAAAGACAGCATTTCCTCAAGCTCCTGGAGCAATTGGTCAAAAGAACATGAATCATCGAGATGTAACGTTAAGCCATCTTTAGTGCCTTTTATCGTAACATATTGCTGTTTTTGGACCTTCATGACGTTCACCTCAACGATTTTACTATTCGACAGAAATGCTCTAAATCCTTTTTTATACTATCAAATAATATAAGATTTTAGGAAAGATAGTATATGAAAAACTAAGACTTTTGCCATAGAACTTGAAAATAAGCCGAGTTTTTCTATTGTAATCATATCATTCATTCTATATTGAATGTTATAGGAATCTCATTTGCCCGTTAATCTTAATCCTCTGACTCTGCCAACTTTAATTTCGTTAAAAATGTTTTTAATGGATAAATACATAAACTAGCAACAACAATATTTAATGCTAAGGTTGGAAGTAACCTTAACGTTGTAAAATCATAGAGAGACATGTTTGTTGCATCAATTAAATAATTAATTCCATAAACATAGTACTCAAGCACAGATATAGCTATAAGCGTAAGAAATAAGACGATTAATACGTGTCCATGTAGTACCTTCATTGCCTTAGATATGAGATAGGCCAAAAATCCGTAAGCAAAAAGATAAATTCCCATGACTTCAATATAAATAATATCGTGTAAAAGTCCAAATATAAAGCCAAATAACATACCTTGGGTACGATTTAAGTATACAGTAATGAAAATGACAAAAATTAAAATAAACCTCGGAACAAATATATAATCTTCGGATATAAATGAAAGTGAAACTAAATGTGCAAAGGTACTTTCACTTATAAACGAAAAAAAGACAAGAAAAGGAAGAATGAAACGTCTCAAGATTCCTCCTCCTCCTCTTCAGCCAATGCTTCCACCGGATCTTCTGATGCTGCGTTTCGTTTCGCTACCCATACCCGGTCAATATCGTAAAAATTAGCTGCAGGCTTTACATAGGCCATTTGTTCCAACCCATATGAATCAGGCTCTACTTCGGTAATCTCCCCAATAAGAATTCCTCCAGGGAAAACACCTCCTATGCCTGCTGTTATGACTTTTTGACCTTCTATAAGCTTAACATTTGATTTAATACGACGAAGCAGAAGGGCTCCTCTTTCTTCGTCATAACCTTCAATTAACCCTGTAATTTTCTCATTATTTTTAGTTGTGTCGTTTTCTTTTTCATCACCATCAGCTACTGGCAGTGGTTGTACTTCAGCTGATATTCGATTTTTCAAATCTGTTGCACTTAAAAGTTGTACAGTCGATGTGAATTGAGAGGCTGATTTTACTTTTCCAACCAGTCCTTGTGCTGTGACAACAGCCATGTTCGGCTCAACACCGTCTTGTTCTCCTTTATCAATGGAAACATAGTCATACCATTTATCTGGATTTCGACCTATTACAGCTGAAAATATTGGATCATAATCCCTTAAATCGGCAACCTTTCCAAGCTCAGCCTTTAGTTTTTCATTTTCAATTTTGTACTCTTGTAGATCAGCTTCAAGCTGCATATATTCATCAAGTCTACTTTTTAGTAGCTCATTTTCTTCATACGTATTTTTTAAATCGTTCACATTCTCAAAAAAGTTTGATACATATGTTGCAGGCTTATGAAAAATTGATTGAAAAACACTTACGGTGTCTTGCAAAAATTGTTCCGGCCAAGATAGCTCTCGATTATCTTTTAAAGAAAAACCAATCAATGCCACTAAAACGATCACACTTACTAGTAACAAGATAAGGCGTTTATTTAGAAAAAACTGTGGCATGATGAACACCCTCTTATTTCTAATTTAGTAGAAAAACTCGGCTTAGCGCCAAGTAGAATGACGAAAACCGTTGTCTTTCTTATCCTATCATTCCTAAAAATCTTATCCTTCTTACTAACATAAAACAGAGCCAGCACTGCGAGTCAGTACCAGCCTGATTTATAAAACAAATGCTCTTTACAAAAGTTAACGACTATCTCTAGCTTTATTTTTAAACAAATGAATATGCTCTAAAGCTTTACCTGTTCCGATTGCTACACAATCTAACGGATCTTCTGCGATTAATACCGGCATATTCGTTTCTTCACCAATCACCTTATCAAGGTTGCGAAGAAGGGCTCCCCCTCCTGTTAACACAATTCCACGGTCCATAATATCCGCGGCAAGCTCTGGCGGAGTTTTTTCCAATGTATTTTTCACTGAATCAACAATCATATAAACCGTGTCTTTCAGGGCTTCAGCAATTTCCTCAGCGGTAATCTCAATTGTTTT includes:
- the rpmA gene encoding 50S ribosomal protein L27, translated to MLRLDLQFFASKKGVGSTKNGRDSISKRLGAKRADGQFVSGGSILYRQRGTKIYPGENVGRGGDDTLFAKVDGVVKFERFGRDRKKVSVYPVAQEA
- a CDS encoding ribosomal-processing cysteine protease Prp, which translates into the protein MINAKIYRSNEGLITAFILSGHAEFDEYGKDIVCAGASAVTFGAVNAVLSLTNIEPQIDQGGEGGYLKVEIPENLDASTSDKVQLLLEGMVVSLQTIEREYGQYISVTHH
- the rplU gene encoding 50S ribosomal protein L21; translation: MYAIIETGGKQIKVEEGQAIYVEKLAADQGETVTFDKVLFVGGDNVQVGSPTVSGASVTAKVEKQGRQKKITVFKYKAKKNYRKKQGHRQPYTKVVIEKINA
- a CDS encoding Rne/Rng family ribonuclease; the protein is MRRIIINEKTKETRCAVLEEEQLVEIHQSYSSEDEIIGNIFAGRVKKVLPGMQAAFVDIGLPHNGYLHRNDLVSFQLAEASTNSSISHYVREGELLLVQVVKSGTDQKGPKLTTNIEFGGSHLVYMPYGNYKAVSKKIADEAERNRLLALTEEFCKNQEGILLRTASKGKSKKDLEEEYNSLKKKFEQVKKTAISKPQCVYEARSFVDRLLNEMSINKEDTLISDQLERVQSLKTEYPESSILYHDKKEGIFSFYKIEQEIEKLLKQIVWLKNGAYIIIEQTEAMTIIDVNTGKFSGKLSMRDTVLKTNELAAIEAAKQIRLRNLSGIILIDFIDMKQKEDRQYIEETLKKQMKQDRVQHKVLGFTELNILQITRKKVRQPVDISITEPCRLCKGTGRVPSAEAIAFKLERELWEYQFMDEEAVWIEATNDVIHLLAGENNEHLIKLEGILKFNIICSEYHTSNPSYRIKQFGDYHSIMERVRSYSKENKV
- a CDS encoding M50 family metallopeptidase, coding for MSKYLSLLQKIHIHPLLWVMIAISIVTANFKPLFFLMIIIFVHEMGHAISAHFFSWRIKNIMLLPFGGVAEVDEHGNRSLKEEFIVVLAGPIQHLWLQGAAFLLFFFGFVNPDDYQLFSFYNMTILLFNLLPIWPLDGGKLLFILFSNFWSYQKAHFHMMISSLIFLGLYVSSTILFSPTHLNMWIITTFLIYSLYHEHKNRMYSCLRFLMERYYGKQASINHIKPIVVEENEFIYDVLLQFQRGCKHLIIVERDGVKISQMDENELLHAYFADKLTDSKIGDLVYAY
- a CDS encoding M23 family metallopeptidase — encoded protein: MSHRADEVRKRIAKRKREKGLSNGNSHEPSRTSLFISDEERYGGIYSPPTYEGEPGKSNGGHPLFRTEVFMFKILFSAILVLVTAIVFKNGAPMFDQAKSVINYSLEEEFQFAAVSKWYQDQFGEPLALFQPKDENKTETENDTQMVQLAVPASGKVLESFKDNGQGIMVETNRPSVEAMNEGIIIEAGEKGQTGLTIVLQHADGTKSWYGNLDKVDVALYDYVEKGKELGKIKLSENQKGTYYFAIKKGDAFIDPIQVIQFE
- the minD gene encoding septum site-determining protein MinD; the encoded protein is MGEAIVITSGKGGVGKTTTSANIGTALAILGKRVCLVDTDIGLRNLDVVMGLENRIIYDLVDVVEGRCKMHQALVKDKRFEDLLYLLPAAQTSDKTAVKPEQMKKLINELKQDYDYIVIDCPAGIEQGYKNAVAGADKAIVVTTPEISAVRDADRIIGLLEQEEIEPPKLIVNRIRNHLVKNGDMLDVDEIVTHLSIDLIGIVADDDDVIKASNNGEPIAMNPDNRAAIAYRNIARRILGESVPLQSLEDQNKGMFVKLKKFFGVRV
- the minC gene encoding septum site-determining protein MinC, with translation MKVQKQQYVTIKGTKDGLTLHLDDSCSFDQLLQELEEMLSLKQYVQQGGPVIGVNVKVGNRFIDKNQREKLESVIKQKRNLLVESIDSNVMTKDEALRLKRETEIVSITKIVRSGQVLKVNGDLLLIGDVNPGGTVSAAGNIFVLGALRGIAHAGVNGNQQAVIAASIMKPTQLRIGEVINRAPDHIPNEGNEMECAYINEDEEMVIERLQQLTHLRPNLTRFEGGI
- the mreD gene encoding rod shape-determining protein MreD — its product is MRRFILPFLVFFSFISESTFAHLVSLSFISEDYIFVPRFILIFVIFITVYLNRTQGMLFGFIFGLLHDIIYIEVMGIYLFAYGFLAYLISKAMKVLHGHVLIVLFLTLIAISVLEYYVYGINYLIDATNMSLYDFTTLRLLPTLALNIVVASLCIYPLKTFLTKLKLAESED
- the mreC gene encoding rod shape-determining protein MreC, translated to MPQFFLNKRLILLLVSVIVLVALIGFSLKDNRELSWPEQFLQDTVSVFQSIFHKPATYVSNFFENVNDLKNTYEENELLKSRLDEYMQLEADLQEYKIENEKLKAELGKVADLRDYDPIFSAVIGRNPDKWYDYVSIDKGEQDGVEPNMAVVTAQGLVGKVKSASQFTSTVQLLSATDLKNRISAEVQPLPVADGDEKENDTTKNNEKITGLIEGYDEERGALLLRRIKSNVKLIEGQKVITAGIGGVFPGGILIGEITEVEPDSYGLEQMAYVKPAANFYDIDRVWVAKRNAASEDPVEALAEEEEEES